In Streptomyces camelliae, the sequence GCGCGATGCCGAGCAGGGCGACGGCTATCAGGCCTTGTCTGACCAGGGAGGCGCGGTGGACCGCGGGCACCTTGCCGCCGTGCGGGGCGTGCAGGTACCACAGCAGGCCACGGCTGACGGCGAGATAGGCGACGGCGACGAGGACGACCTCGGGCACGGTGGCGATGCTCCAGCTGCCGGGCCGCCAGGGCGTCTCGACGCTCGGGACGCGGCCGAAGGCGCCGAGCAGCAGGGCGCCGGTGCCGATGCCGAGGAGGTCCACCGCGCCGTGCAGGACGCCCTGGCGCCAGCGGTGGCGGCGGGCGATGCCGACCAGGACGACGACGGTGAGGCTGACCATGCCGGCGGGCACCCAGCCGTAGAGCAGCAGGACGGCGAGGGTGAGGGCGGCGCCGGAGCCGGTGCCGCCCCACCAGCGGGCACGGCCCAGCATGACGAGGTGACCGACGATGACGCCGGTGAGCAGGGCCAGCGACCAGCCGACGGTGCCGCCCGGGAAGAGGGCGTGGTGGCCGGTGAAGGCGCGGTAGAAGCCGGCGCCCAGGACGAGTGCGGCGGCGGCCATGACGGCCGCGGGCAGTGCGGGCCAGGACGGCTGCCGTTCGGTGTCCGGGCCGGTGCCGACGCCGGTCAGGGCGCGGGCGGGTTCGAGGGCGGTCAGGGGTATCGGCGGATGGGCCTCGGCGACGGCGCCCGGTCCGGCCAGGCGCGCCCGGCCCGCCGGGCGTCCGCTGTCCCGTCCCGTCCACCGGGTCCCGCGCCAGGCGGCCGCGCGACGGCGCAGGCGCAGCCGCGAGTCCGGGGCGATGCTCTCGGTCGGTTCCATTCCCGTCCCTCTCACACCCGGCGGTGCCCACGCCACGCGGCCCGACGTCCGTCACCCATCAGCGGCTCCGCGTTGAAGAAACGTTCCCCGCGCCTTGGGAGCGCGCGGGGATGCCCCGACCGCAGCTGGGCACGGCAGGTGCACACCTCAACAGTAGGCCGCTGAAGGCTTCCACGGGCACCGGTCGGCAACGGTTGCCCGAATGCGCCCAGGCCACCCGTATGCATCTGATATGCGCCGATCGGGTGGCCTTCAACCGCTACTCCTCGGTCGGAAGCGCGACTTCGGCCGCGGCGTCCGGGCCCTGCTCCAAGAGGACCGAGAAACCATCTTCGTTCAGGACCGGGACCTTCAATTGCATGGCTTTGTCGTACTTCGATCCGGGGTTGTCACCCACAACGACGAACGAGGTCTTCTTCGATACCGATCCGGTCACTTTTGCGCCCCGGCTCTGCAGTGCCTCCTTGGCGCCGTCCCGGGTGAAGTTCTCCAGCGTGCCGGTGACCACGACGGTCAGCCCCTCCAGCGGGCGCGGGCCCTCGTCCTCGCCGGTGGCCTCGTCCTCAAGCGGGACTCCGGCGGCCTTCCACTTGCGGACGATCTCGCGATGCCACTCCTCGGCGAACCATTCCTTGAGCGCCGTGGCGATGATGGGGCCGACGCCGTCGGTGGTCGCCAGCTCCTCCTCCGTGGCCTGTTCGATACGGTCGATGGAACGGAACTCGCGCGCGAGGGCCTGCGCGGCCACCGGTCCGACGTGCCGGATGGACAGTCCGTTGAGGAACCGGGCCAGCGGGCGCTGCTTGGCCGCCTCGACGTTCTCCAGCAGGGCGAGGGTGTTCTTCTTCGGCTCGCCCTTCTGGTTGGCGAAGACCGTGACGACCTTCTCCTCGCCCGTCTTCGGGTCCCGCTTGGGCAGACCGCTGTCGGGGTCGAGGACATAGGCCTTGATGGGCAGCAGCTTCTCCACCGTCAGGTCGAACAGGTCGCCCTCGTCCACCAGCGGCGGGTCGGCCGGCTCCAGCGGCCGGGTCAGCGCGGCGGCGGCCACCGCGCCGAAGCCCTCGATGTCCAGGCACTCGCGGCCCGCCAGGTAGGACACGCGCTCGCGCAACTGGGCCGGGCACGTACGCGCGTTGGGGCAGCGGAGGTCGATGTCGCCCTCCTTCATGGGCCGCAGCGCCGTGCCGCACTCGGGGCACTCGGCCGGCATCACGAACTCCCGCTCGCTGCCGTCCCTGAGGTCGACCACCGGCCCGAGGATCTCCGGGATGACGTCACCGGCCTTGCGGATGACGACCGTGTCCCCGATGAGGACGCCCTTGGCCTTGACGACCTCCTGGTTGTGCAGGGTGGCGAACTCGACCTCGCTGCCCGCGACCGTGACCGGCTCGACCTGGGCGTACGGCGTGACGCGGCCGGTGCGGCCGACGCCCACCTTGATGTCGATGAGCTTGGTGTTGACCTCTTCCGGCGCGTACTTGTACGCGATCGCCCAGCGGGGCGCTCGCGCGGTGGAGCCGAGGCGGCCCTGGAGGCGGATCTCGTCGAGCTTGATGACGGCGCCGTCGATCTCGTGCTCCACGGAGTGGCGGTTCTCGCCGTCGTAGTGGGCGATGAACTGCCGTACGCCGTCGAGGTCGTCCACCACGCGGTTGTGCGGGGAGGTGGGCAGGCCCCAGGTCTTCAGCAGGTCGTACGCCTGGGAGAGGCGGGTCATGCCCGTGAAGCCCTCCAGGGCGCCGATGCCGTGGACGACCATGTGCAGCGGGCGGGTGGCGGTGACCCGCGGGTCCTTCTGGCGCAGCGAACCGGCGGCTGCGTTGCGGGGATTGGCGAACGGCTTGTCACCGGCCGCGACCAGGCGTTCGTTCAGTTCGAGGAACTTCTCCATCGGGAAGTAGACCTCGCCGCGGATCTCCACGAGGTCCGGCACCTTGTCGCCCCCCAGACGGTCCGGGATCTCGGCGATCGTACGGACGTTGGGCGTGATGTCCTCACCGGTGCGGCCGTCGCCACGGGTGGCCGCGCGCGTGAGGCGGCCGTTCTCGTACGTCAGGTTGACCGCGAGGCCGTCGACCTTCAGCTCGCACAGGAAGTGGTACTCCTGGTCGCCGAGTTCGCGCGCGATACGGTCGGCCCAGGCGGCCAGCTCGTCGTCGTTGAAGGTGTTGTCGAGCGACAGCATGCGCTGGCGGTGCTCGACCGCCGTGAACTCCGTCGCGTACGACCCCGCGACCTTCTGGGTGGGCGAGTCCGGGGTGCGCAGCTCCGGATACTGCTCCTCCAGGGCCTCCAGGGACTTCAGGAGCTTGTCGAACTCCGCGTCGCTGATGACGGGAGCGTCCTTCACGTAGTACCGGAAGCGGTGCTCCTCGACCTGCTCCGCCAGCTGCGCGTGCCTGTCCCGTGCCTCGGCGGGCACTGCCGTCTCCGCCTGCTGCTTGTCGCCGGCCACCGTGTTGTCCTCCCGTTACTCTGGGTTGTCCGCGAGGGATCTCGCCGCCCGGACGCAGTGGGCGAGCGCCTGGCGCGCGTAGGCGGGGGAAGCGCCTGCCAGACCGCACGCCGGGGTCACCGTGACGGCCTGCGCGAGCAGCCCTGGTCGCAGCCCCAGCCTGCGCCACAGCGTCCTGACACCCATGACGCTACCGGCAGGGTCTGACAATGGGCCGTCCGTGCCCGGTACGACACCGGCGAACAGCCTTGTGCCGGCCTCGACGGCCTCGCCGATGACATCGTCGTCACGCTCGGTGAGGAGCGAGAAGTCGAAGGCGACGGCGGCCACGCCGGCCCGGCGCAACAGGGCGAACGGCACGTCGGGGGCGCAGGAGTGGACGACCACGGGGCCGTCGTCGTGCACGCCGACGACATCCCGGAGCGCGGCCTCCACGAGCTGGCGGTCGACGGCGCGGTGGGTGCGGTAGCCGCTGGCGGTGCGGACCTGGCCGCGCAGGACGGCGGTGAGCGAGGGCTCGTCGAGCTGGAGGACGAGGCGGGCGCCGGGGATGCGGCGCCGTACCTCGGCGAGGTGGAGGCGGAGGCCCTCGGTGAGGGAGGCGGTGAGGTCACGGCAGGCGCCGGGGTCGGAGAGGGCGGCCTCGCCGTTCTTCAGCTCCAGGGCGGCGGCGAGCGTCCAGGGGCCGACGGCCTGCACCTTGAGGTCGCCCTCGTACCCTTGCGTGAACTCCTCCAGGGCGTCCAGGTCCTCGCCCAGCCAGGACCGGGCACGCTTGGTGTCCCGGCCCGGCCGGTCCCCGATCCGCCAGCCGCTGGGCTCCACGCGCGCGTACAGCTCGACCAGCATCCCGGCGGTGCGGCCGATCATGTCGGCGCCGGGCCCGCGCGCGGGCAGCTCGGCGAGGAACGGGAAGTCCTCGAAGCTTCCGGTGACTGTCTTGGCGGCTTCCCTGGCGTCGCCGCCGGGCATGGACCCGATGCCGGTGGCCGGGGGGAACGTGAACTCGCTGCTCTCACTCACTCCGGAAGGGTATGCCGTGGCCGTACAAGGGGGCTCCGCCCCTGGACCCCCGCCTGTGCCCGCCCACCACCCGACCCGGTCGGCTGAAGAGCGCGGCCCCGGTCCGGGACCAGGTCTGTGCCGGCCAGGCCCGGATCGTGGCGGCGTCGGCGGCCTTGGAGGTCACCGGCCCGGCCGTACCGTCAGGTCGTTGACCTCGGCGTCCCTGGGCAGGTCCAGGGCCATGAGGATCGTTGTGGCGACCGACTCGGGATCGATCCACTTCGCGGGGTCGTAGTCCTTGCCCTCCTGCTGGTGGACCTTGGTCTGCATGGGGGTGGCCGTGCGGCCCGGGTACACCGTGGTGACGCGGACGCCGGCTGCGTGTTCCTCCTGGCGCAGGGAGTCGGCCAGGGCCTTCAGGCCGTGTTTCGAGGCGGCGTAGGCGGACCAGCCCGCGTGGGCGCTCAGGCCGGCCCCTGAGTTGACGAAGATCACATGGCCGCGGGCGGCGCGCAGCTGGGGCAGGAAGTGCCGGGTCAGCTCGGCCGGGGCGATCAGGTTGACGTTGAGCTGGTGGTGCCAGGACTTGGTGGTCAGGTCGCCGACCTCGCCCAGGTCGACGACCCCGGCGATGTGGAGCAGGGAGTCCACCCGGTCGGGGAGCGTCTGGTGGGAGAACGCCCAGGAGAGCCGGTCCGGGTCTGCCAGGTCGCCCACCAGGGTGCGGGCGCCGGGGAACTCGGCCGCCAGCTCCTTCGCGCGGCCCGCGTCGCGCGCGTGCAGGACGATGTCGTCCCCGCGCGCGTGCAGCCGGCGGGCGACGGCGGCGCCGATGCCGGAACCGGCGCCGGTGATCACATGAGTAGCCATGCCCGCCATGCTCGCATCAGCGGGCGCCCAGGTGGCCTTCCAGGTGGGCCAGCGCGGCGACGGGTTCCTCGGCGAAGTACATCAGCTCGGCCAGCGGACGCGGCAGGAAGCCCTCGGCCTCCATGCGGCGGAACTGCTCCTTGAGGCCGTCGTAGAAGCCCGCGGTGTTCAGCAGCACGACCGGCTTCTCGGTGCGGCCGTGCTTCTTCAGCTCCAGGATCTCCGTGGCCTCGTCCAGCGTACCGGTGCCGCCCACCATGATCACCACGGCGTCGGCCTTCTCCAGCAGCAGCTTCTTGCGCTCGGCGAGGTCGGCGGCGATGACCATCTCGTCGGCGCCCGGCCGCGCCTTGTTCGCGAGGAAGTCCACGGACACGCCCAGCAGCCTGCCGCCCGCCTCGTGCACCCCGTCGGCGACGACCTTCATCAGACCGACGTTGGAGCCGCCCCACACCAGGGTGTGGCCGGCCTTGCCGAGCAGTTCCGCGAACTCGCGCGCGGGGCGCGTGTAACGCTCGTCGAGGTCGGCGGCGGACAGGAAGACGCAGATGTTCATGGCCCCCACCGTACGCGGGAAGAACCGGGCGCCCGCCGGTGCTGTCCGGATATGACCGAAGGACACACCATCACCATCGAGCAGGGCGAGCGGCACGTGCGCGTGGTGCACGGCGATCTGGTGCTCGCGGAGTCCGACCGTCCCCTGGTGCTGCGCGAGACGGGCTGTCCCGCGCGGTACTACATCCCCGCCGAGGACGTACGCCTCGACCTGCTGACCCCCTCGGACACCCACACCGTCTGCCCCTTCAAGGGCACGGCGTCGTACTGGTCGCTGCCGGACGCGCCGGACCTGGTCTGGGCGTACCCCGACCCCAAGCCGGGAGTCTCGGAGATCAAGGATCACTTCTGCTTCTACGACGTCGACGTGTCGTGAGCGATGAGTCCATGCGGGTACGGCAGTCTGCACCGACATGGACAAGAAGACGACTTCCCGCGACGGCACCGCCCTCGCGTACGAAGTGACCGGCCAGGGGCCCGCGGTGATCCTGGTGTGCGGCGCGATGTCCACCGGCGGCACCGTGGCACCCCTGGCCGCCCGGCTCGCGGACCGCTGCACGGCCGTCGTGTACGACCGCCGGGGCCGCGGCGCGAGCGGGGACACGGCGCCGTACGAGGTCGCGCGTGAGGTGGAGGACCTGGCCGCGCTGCTCGACGCGGTCGGCGGGGACGCCTCGCTGTTCGGGGTCTCCTCGGGCGGTGCGCTGGTGCTCCGCGCGGCGGCGAGCGGGCTGCCGCTGCGCCGGGCGGCGGTGTACGAGGTGCCGTACGCCGACTTCCTCCAGGGCGGCGCCGAGCGCGAGGCCGTGTACAAGGAGCAGCTGAGCAAGGCACTGTCCGACGGCCGGCGCGGGGACGCGGTGGAGCTGTTCCTGCGGCTGACCGGGCTCGGCGAGGAGATGATCCAGGGAGCCCGGCAGTCGCCGATGTGGGCCGGCATGGAGGCCGTGGCACCGAGTCTCGCGTACGACGACGCCGTCATGGGCGACGGACTGCTCCCGCGCGAGCGGCTCGCGGCGGTCTCCGTGCCGGTGCTGTCCGTCGTGGGCGGGGCGAGCCCGGAGTGGATGCACCGGTCGGCCCAGGCCGTCGCGGAGGCGGTGCCCCAGGGCACCTACCGGGTGCTTCCGGGGCAGACCCACATGGTGGAGCCGGCGGTGCTGGGGCCGGTGCTGGCCGACTTCTTCACCGGCTGAGGATTCACCGGCTGCTGAGGATTCACCGGCTGAGGATCCGGCGGCGTACCCCCGGAGAGCCACGCCGCCGACGTACCCCGTGAGAGCTACACCGCGGACGCTGTCGCGCGCGTGGTCGTCGCGATCGTCGCCGAGCCGACCACGCGCGTGCCGTCGTACAGGACGATCGCCTGGCCGGGGGCGACACCCCGGACCGGCGCGGTGAAGGTGACGCGGAGTTCGCCGTCGACCGGCTCCGCGGTGACCTCGGTCTCGCCGCCGTGGGCGCGCAGCTGGGCGGTGTAGGTGCCGGGGCCGGTGGGGGCGGTGCCGCACCAGCGGGGCTTGATCGCGGTCAGGGCGGTGACGTCCAGGGCGGCCGCGGGGCCGACGGTGACCGTGTTGGTCACCGGGGAGATGTCGAGGACGTAGCGCGGCTTGCCGTCGGGGGCCGGGGTGCCGATCCGCAGGCCCTTGCGCTGGCCGATGGTGAAGCCGTACGCCCCCTCGTGCGTGCCCAGCTTGGCGCCGGACTCGTCCACGATGTCGCCCTCGGCCCTGCCCAGGCGCTGGGCGAGGAAGCCCTGGGTGTCGCCGTCGGCGATGAAGCAGATGTCGTGCGAGTCGGGCTTCTTGGCGACCGCCAGCCCGCGCCGCTCGGCCTCCGCGCGGATCTCGTCCTTCGTCGTCACCGTGTCACCGAGCGGGAACATGGCGTGCGCGAGCTGCCGGTCGTCCAGCACACCGAGGACGTACGACTGGTCCTTGGCCATGTCGGACGCGCGGTGCAGCTCACGGGAGCCGTCCTCGCGCACGATCACCTTGGCGTAGTGGCCCGTGCACACCGCGTCGAAGCCCAGCGCGAGCGCCTTGTCGAGCAGCGCGGCGAACTTGATCTTCTCGTTGCAGCGCAGGCAGGGGTTGGGGGTGCGGCCGGCCTCGTACTCGGCGACGAAGTCCTCGACCACGTCCTCGCGGAAGCGGTCGGCGAGGTCCCAGACGTAGAACGGGATGCCGATGACGTCGGCCGCGCGGCGGGCGTCGCGCGAGTCCTCGATGGTGCAACAGCCCCGCGCGCCGGTGCGGAAGGACTGCGGGTTCGCGGAGAGCGCGAGGTGGACGCCGGTGACGTCGTGGCCGGCTTCCGCGGCGCGCGCGGCGGCTACGGCGGAGTCGACTCCGCCGGACATGGCGGCGAGGACGCGGAGGGGGCGCTGCGGGGTCTCAGTCATAGCCCCTCCAGGGTACGGGGCCCGGGAGGAGCCCCCGAAAAGTTTGAAGCGGCTGAAAAAATCAAGGCCAGACCCCTTGCGCACGATAGGTCCCGATTTATCCTTGTATTAGACCTACAAGACGAGTGAGGGAGTTCAAGCGGAGTAGCCGACTTCAGCGAGAGATACAGGATCTCCCTTCACCGAGAGGTACGAGTCTCCGCTGGTGCCGACGTCGACGCTCGGGCTGAGAGGCCGGAAGGTCGCAAGTACTGGACCGGAAGGCGACCCCTACTACCTGATCCGGACAATACCGGCGAAGGGAACCCGCCTTGTAGGTCGCTGTATGTCCCGGCCCGGATGCTCAGCTGAGGCCCGCCGCCCGCGCCCGTTCCACCGCCGGGCCGATCGCCTTCGCCACCGCCTCCACGTCCGCCTCGGTCGAGGTGTGGCCGAGGGAGAAGCGCAGGGTGCCGCGGGCCAGCTCCGGGTCGATACCGGTGGCCAGCAGCACATGGCTGGGCTGGGCGACGCCCGCGGTGCAGGCGGAGCCGGTGGAGCACTCGATGCCCTGGGCGTCCAGCAGGAGCAGCAGGGAGTCGCCCTCGCAGCCGGGGAAGGTGAAGTGGGCGTTGGCCGGAAGCCGCCCCTCGGGTGCCGGGTCGCCGCCGAGGATCGCGTCCGGTACGGCGTCACGCACGGCGTCGATCAACTGGTCGCGCAGCGCGCCGACCTCGCGGGTGAACTCCGCGCGCCGCTCGGCGGCGAGCCGGCCGGCGACGGCGAAGGACGCGATGGCGGGGACGTCGAGGGTGCCGGAGCGGACATGGCGCTCCTGGCCGCCGCCGTGCAGGACGGGGACGGGGGTGTGCTCACGGCCGAGCAGCAGCGCCCCGATGCCGTACGGGCCGCCGATCTTGTGGCCGGAAACAGTCATCGCAGCGAGGCCTGAGGCGGCGAAGTCGACCGGGACCTGGCCGAAGGCCTGGACCGCGTCGGCGTGCAGCGGGATGCCGAACTCGGCGGTGACGTCGGCGAGTTCGCGCACCGGCAGGATCGTGCCGATCTCGTTGTTGGCCCACATCACGGTGACCAGGGCGACGTCGCCGGGATTGCGGGCGATGGCGTCCCGCAGGGCCTCGGGGTGGACGCGGCCGTAGGAGTCGACGGGGAGGTACTCGACCGTCGCGCCCTCGTGTTCGCCGAGCCAGTGGACGGCGTCGAGGACGGCGTGGTGTTCGACGGGGCTGGCCAGCACCCGGGTGCGGGCCGGGTCGGCGGCGCGGCGGGACCAGTACAGGCCCTTGACGGCGAGGTTGTCGGCCTCGGTGCCGCCCGAGGCGAAGACGACCTCGCTTGGGCGGGCGCC encodes:
- a CDS encoding methionine synthase produces the protein MSESSEFTFPPATGIGSMPGGDAREAAKTVTGSFEDFPFLAELPARGPGADMIGRTAGMLVELYARVEPSGWRIGDRPGRDTKRARSWLGEDLDALEEFTQGYEGDLKVQAVGPWTLAAALELKNGEAALSDPGACRDLTASLTEGLRLHLAEVRRRIPGARLVLQLDEPSLTAVLRGQVRTASGYRTHRAVDRQLVEAALRDVVGVHDDGPVVVHSCAPDVPFALLRRAGVAAVAFDFSLLTERDDDVIGEAVEAGTRLFAGVVPGTDGPLSDPAGSVMGVRTLWRRLGLRPGLLAQAVTVTPACGLAGASPAYARQALAHCVRAARSLADNPE
- a CDS encoding cysteine desulfurase family protein; this encodes MAYLDHAATTPMLPEAAEALTAQLSITGNASSLHAAGRRARRTVEESRETLAEALGARPSEVVFASGGTEADNLAVKGLYWSRRAADPARTRVLASPVEHHAVLDAVHWLGEHEGATVEYLPVDSYGRVHPEALRDAIARNPGDVALVTVMWANNEIGTILPVRELADVTAEFGIPLHADAVQAFGQVPVDFAASGLAAMTVSGHKIGGPYGIGALLLGREHTPVPVLHGGGQERHVRSGTLDVPAIASFAVAGRLAAERRAEFTREVGALRDQLIDAVRDAVPDAILGGDPAPEGRLPANAHFTFPGCEGDSLLLLLDAQGIECSTGSACTAGVAQPSHVLLATGIDPELARGTLRFSLGHTSTEADVEAVAKAIGPAVERARAAGLS
- a CDS encoding alpha/beta fold hydrolase; translation: MDKKTTSRDGTALAYEVTGQGPAVILVCGAMSTGGTVAPLAARLADRCTAVVYDRRGRGASGDTAPYEVAREVEDLAALLDAVGGDASLFGVSSGGALVLRAAASGLPLRRAAVYEVPYADFLQGGAEREAVYKEQLSKALSDGRRGDAVELFLRLTGLGEEMIQGARQSPMWAGMEAVAPSLAYDDAVMGDGLLPRERLAAVSVPVLSVVGGASPEWMHRSAQAVAEAVPQGTYRVLPGQTHMVEPAVLGPVLADFFTG
- a CDS encoding TIGR00730 family Rossman fold protein, whose protein sequence is MNICVFLSAADLDERYTRPAREFAELLGKAGHTLVWGGSNVGLMKVVADGVHEAGGRLLGVSVDFLANKARPGADEMVIAADLAERKKLLLEKADAVVIMVGGTGTLDEATEILELKKHGRTEKPVVLLNTAGFYDGLKEQFRRMEAEGFLPRPLAELMYFAEEPVAALAHLEGHLGAR
- the mnmA gene encoding tRNA 2-thiouridine(34) synthase MnmA — encoded protein: MTETPQRPLRVLAAMSGGVDSAVAAARAAEAGHDVTGVHLALSANPQSFRTGARGCCTIEDSRDARRAADVIGIPFYVWDLADRFREDVVEDFVAEYEAGRTPNPCLRCNEKIKFAALLDKALALGFDAVCTGHYAKVIVREDGSRELHRASDMAKDQSYVLGVLDDRQLAHAMFPLGDTVTTKDEIRAEAERRGLAVAKKPDSHDICFIADGDTQGFLAQRLGRAEGDIVDESGAKLGTHEGAYGFTIGQRKGLRIGTPAPDGKPRYVLDISPVTNTVTVGPAAALDVTALTAIKPRWCGTAPTGPGTYTAQLRAHGGETEVTAEPVDGELRVTFTAPVRGVAPGQAIVLYDGTRVVGSATIATTTRATASAV
- a CDS encoding DUF427 domain-containing protein, giving the protein MTEGHTITIEQGERHVRVVHGDLVLAESDRPLVLRETGCPARYYIPAEDVRLDLLTPSDTHTVCPFKGTASYWSLPDAPDLVWAYPDPKPGVSEIKDHFCFYDVDVS
- the ligA gene encoding NAD-dependent DNA ligase LigA; its protein translation is MAGDKQQAETAVPAEARDRHAQLAEQVEEHRFRYYVKDAPVISDAEFDKLLKSLEALEEQYPELRTPDSPTQKVAGSYATEFTAVEHRQRMLSLDNTFNDDELAAWADRIARELGDQEYHFLCELKVDGLAVNLTYENGRLTRAATRGDGRTGEDITPNVRTIAEIPDRLGGDKVPDLVEIRGEVYFPMEKFLELNERLVAAGDKPFANPRNAAAGSLRQKDPRVTATRPLHMVVHGIGALEGFTGMTRLSQAYDLLKTWGLPTSPHNRVVDDLDGVRQFIAHYDGENRHSVEHEIDGAVIKLDEIRLQGRLGSTARAPRWAIAYKYAPEEVNTKLIDIKVGVGRTGRVTPYAQVEPVTVAGSEVEFATLHNQEVVKAKGVLIGDTVVIRKAGDVIPEILGPVVDLRDGSEREFVMPAECPECGTALRPMKEGDIDLRCPNARTCPAQLRERVSYLAGRECLDIEGFGAVAAAALTRPLEPADPPLVDEGDLFDLTVEKLLPIKAYVLDPDSGLPKRDPKTGEEKVVTVFANQKGEPKKNTLALLENVEAAKQRPLARFLNGLSIRHVGPVAAQALAREFRSIDRIEQATEEELATTDGVGPIIATALKEWFAEEWHREIVRKWKAAGVPLEDEATGEDEGPRPLEGLTVVVTGTLENFTRDGAKEALQSRGAKVTGSVSKKTSFVVVGDNPGSKYDKAMQLKVPVLNEDGFSVLLEQGPDAAAEVALPTEE
- a CDS encoding SDR family oxidoreductase; translated protein: MAGMATHVITGAGSGIGAAVARRLHARGDDIVLHARDAGRAKELAAEFPGARTLVGDLADPDRLSWAFSHQTLPDRVDSLLHIAGVVDLGEVGDLTTKSWHHQLNVNLIAPAELTRHFLPQLRAARGHVIFVNSGAGLSAHAGWSAYAASKHGLKALADSLRQEEHAAGVRVTTVYPGRTATPMQTKVHQQEGKDYDPAKWIDPESVATTILMALDLPRDAEVNDLTVRPGR